The following are from one region of the Pseudodesulfovibrio piezophilus C1TLV30 genome:
- a CDS encoding 4Fe-4S dicluster domain-containing protein — MSNLEQLKTKIKEKLPDLDMVIGWEQGFDPLRTNPLFMRTEEDVDKMMWGPLCVHNLATYLPGLKGKKVGIVVKGCDSRSIIELLQEKLINRDDVTIFTIPCEGVISIRKIQRIVGTLDYVEAVETGEEALRITVDGQAHKLWLKDISASKCERCQHHNALVSDVFIGDPIEESAEDDYSDVTEFEAQSNEEKLAFWFKEMDRCVRCYACRNACPMCVCRDHCVAQSRDPHWITQEDTVQNKWFFQMIHAMHLAGRCTECGECERACPVGIPLLLLKRKLNKEINTLFDYKAGTIIEATPPLQAFKVEEDNINERGW, encoded by the coding sequence ATGTCGAATCTGGAGCAACTGAAAACCAAAATAAAAGAGAAACTCCCGGACCTGGACATGGTCATCGGCTGGGAGCAGGGGTTTGACCCCCTGCGCACCAACCCCCTGTTCATGCGTACCGAGGAGGATGTCGATAAGATGATGTGGGGTCCCCTGTGCGTTCACAACCTTGCCACCTACCTGCCAGGACTCAAAGGCAAAAAGGTTGGTATTGTGGTCAAAGGATGCGACAGCCGCTCCATCATCGAACTTTTGCAGGAAAAACTGATCAATCGTGATGATGTCACCATCTTCACCATTCCGTGTGAAGGGGTTATCTCCATCCGCAAGATACAGCGAATAGTCGGTACACTCGACTATGTGGAAGCCGTGGAAACAGGCGAAGAAGCCCTGCGAATTACAGTGGATGGGCAGGCGCACAAACTCTGGCTCAAGGATATATCCGCCTCGAAATGTGAACGGTGTCAACACCACAACGCTCTGGTCAGTGACGTTTTCATCGGCGATCCCATCGAGGAATCCGCTGAGGACGACTATTCGGACGTGACAGAATTCGAAGCCCAGTCCAACGAGGAAAAGCTCGCATTCTGGTTCAAGGAAATGGATCGTTGCGTACGGTGTTACGCCTGTCGCAACGCCTGTCCCATGTGCGTATGCCGGGATCATTGTGTGGCCCAAAGCCGTGATCCCCACTGGATTACCCAGGAAGATACCGTTCAGAACAAATGGTTCTTCCAGATGATCCACGCCATGCACCTTGCCGGTCGGTGTACCGAATGTGGAGAATGCGAGCGAGCATGTCCGGTGGGCATCCCCCTGCTGCTGCTCAAACGCAAACTGAACAAGGAAATCAATACCCTGTTCGACTACAAGGCCGGAACCATCATTGAAGCGACCCCGCCCTTACAGGCCTTCAAGGTGGAAGAAGACAACATCAATGAGAGGGGATGGTAA
- a CDS encoding hydrogenase iron-sulfur subunit, with protein MSAVASPELRIVGFLCNWCSYGGADTAGVGRFQQPTDLRIIRVPCSGRIDPLFVLKSLVNGADGVLVSGCHPRDCHYSEGNYYARRRLEVLKQFLPILGIDERRFEYTWVSASEGQKWKTVVQTFTERIHELGPAPKLDPELLARADAMAAAV; from the coding sequence ATGTCAGCAGTCGCCAGTCCGGAACTACGAATAGTCGGCTTTCTCTGTAACTGGTGTTCCTACGGCGGCGCGGACACTGCCGGCGTCGGACGATTCCAGCAACCCACGGACCTTCGTATCATTCGCGTCCCCTGTTCCGGACGCATTGATCCGCTGTTCGTGCTCAAGAGCCTGGTCAACGGCGCGGATGGAGTCCTGGTCTCCGGATGCCATCCCCGTGATTGTCACTATTCAGAAGGCAATTACTACGCCCGCAGACGCCTGGAAGTGCTCAAGCAATTCCTGCCGATCCTCGGTATTGACGAGCGCCGGTTCGAATACACATGGGTTTCCGCCTCCGAAGGGCAGAAATGGAAAACTGTGGTCCAGACGTTCACCGAACGCATCCACGAGCTGGGGCCTGCGCCCAAGCTGGACCCTGAGCTTCTGGCTCGGGCCGATGCCATGGCCGCTGCCGTTTAA
- a CDS encoding iron-containing alcohol dehydrogenase — translation MLSTKFAIPDIIFGHGSITHLPQCAQRVGARRIFFVSDKGLEEAGWVDRVRGILRANNLDCVYFNNVNSNPRDSQVHEGARLYREEGCDVIIALGGGSPMDAAKGIGIIVGNGGQIRDYEGANRIMRPLPPMILIPSTAGSSSDISQYCIITDVKRQVKMSIISRSLVPNISIIDPQILVTQNRSLILAASIDALAHAVESYVSKLASPFTEMQALKAIDLITANILPAAEEKDIKALEQLSIAATAAGMSFSNAGLGSLHAIAHSLGGIYDVLHGWVHPVLLPSVMRYNMPSCVEKMGDIGRQIAGARLCPDKHTAQIGIDTLEQLFKDLNLNTQLRQLLPDKSTLEDICKTATHDACHLTNPRAADWQDLMSICEEAW, via the coding sequence GTGCTCAGTACAAAATTCGCCATACCGGACATAATCTTCGGACATGGGTCCATCACTCACCTCCCCCAATGTGCGCAGCGCGTCGGCGCTCGACGGATATTCTTTGTCAGTGACAAAGGACTTGAGGAAGCGGGGTGGGTTGACCGCGTGCGGGGTATCCTCAGGGCAAATAATCTTGATTGCGTCTACTTCAACAACGTCAATTCCAACCCCCGTGACAGTCAGGTGCACGAGGGAGCCAGACTCTACCGAGAGGAAGGGTGCGACGTCATCATTGCTCTCGGGGGGGGCAGCCCCATGGACGCAGCCAAGGGTATCGGCATTATCGTCGGCAACGGAGGGCAGATACGAGATTACGAAGGGGCAAACCGTATCATGCGCCCCCTGCCTCCCATGATCCTGATTCCGAGTACTGCGGGCAGCAGCTCCGACATCTCCCAATACTGTATCATCACCGACGTCAAACGGCAGGTCAAGATGTCCATCATCAGCCGTTCGCTCGTTCCCAACATTTCCATCATCGACCCACAGATCCTCGTAACCCAGAACAGGAGCCTGATCCTGGCCGCCAGCATAGATGCACTGGCACACGCGGTGGAGTCCTATGTTTCAAAACTCGCTTCGCCATTTACCGAAATGCAGGCACTCAAGGCCATTGATCTGATCACGGCAAACATCCTTCCCGCTGCCGAAGAAAAAGACATTAAGGCGCTGGAACAACTTTCCATCGCCGCCACTGCGGCAGGCATGTCATTCAGCAATGCAGGATTGGGTTCCCTGCACGCCATAGCCCACTCTCTTGGCGGAATTTATGATGTCCTGCATGGCTGGGTTCACCCGGTCCTGCTTCCCTCGGTCATGCGTTACAATATGCCTTCCTGTGTCGAAAAAATGGGGGACATCGGTAGACAAATCGCCGGAGCCAGACTGTGTCCGGACAAACATACCGCCCAAATCGGTATCGATACACTGGAACAGCTCTTCAAGGATTTGAACCTCAATACCCAACTTCGACAACTTCTCCCGGATAAGTCGACCTTGGAAGACATCTGCAAAACCGCGACCCACGATGCCTGCCACCTGACCAACCCGAGAGCAGCCGATTGGCAGGACCTGATGTCCATATGCGAGGAGGCATGGTGA
- a CDS encoding 4Fe-4S dicluster domain-containing protein, giving the protein MNTIHMNDAGDDAFIRQVEKESGQNLSLCYQCGNCTAGCPYNSFYDIPVSQVMRNLQAKQRETVLSCRSIWLCASCESCTTRCPNEIDVARIMDVLRHMARREGYAPEPQVKTFWDAFLQSVERHGRVFEVGLMVAYATKTGKLFTDIDLGLKLMPRGKLGFKAHDIVGKDEVKKIFQRFNEERRS; this is encoded by the coding sequence ATGAACACGATACACATGAACGATGCCGGTGACGACGCGTTCATTCGCCAAGTGGAGAAAGAGAGCGGGCAGAACCTGAGCCTATGCTATCAATGCGGAAACTGTACCGCGGGATGTCCGTACAACTCATTTTACGACATCCCGGTCAGTCAGGTCATGCGCAACCTCCAGGCGAAACAACGCGAAACGGTCCTTTCCTGCCGGTCCATCTGGTTGTGCGCCTCCTGCGAATCGTGCACCACCCGTTGTCCCAATGAAATCGACGTCGCGCGCATCATGGATGTTTTGCGGCACATGGCCCGGCGAGAGGGATACGCTCCTGAGCCTCAGGTCAAGACTTTTTGGGACGCCTTCCTGCAATCCGTTGAACGCCATGGCCGGGTTTTCGAAGTCGGCTTGATGGTAGCCTATGCGACCAAGACGGGTAAACTCTTCACTGATATCGACCTTGGCCTCAAGCTCATGCCTCGGGGCAAGCTCGGTTTCAAAGCCCATGACATCGTGGGCAAGGATGAAGTCAAAAAGATTTTCCAACGATTCAACGAGGAGCGTCGTTCGTGA
- a CDS encoding iron-containing alcohol dehydrogenase, with protein sequence MAVQEQVYGFFIPSVTLVGIGASKEIPGKIRDLGGKKPLIVTDQGIVKTGILKQITDLLDDAKMSYEVYDKTIPNPTDANVHEGVDVYKKAKCDSLITLGGGSSHDCGKGIGLVVSNGGKIHDYEGVDQSTKPLPPYVAVNTTAGTASEMTRFCIITDLSRKVKMAIVDWRVTPGIALDDPMLMVGMPPSLTAATGMDALTHAVEAYVSTIANPMTDACAEKAIELIFTHLRPAVANGQDINAREGMCFAQYLAGMAFNNASLGHVHAMAHQLGGFYDLPHGECNAILLPHVEKFNLIAKVDRFAKLAEIMGENLDGLSPIEAAEKCLVAIRRLSSDVGIPSGLVELGKRYGKEVSPKDIKVMTGNAQKDACGLTNPRCPTDMDVDEIYKAAM encoded by the coding sequence ATGGCTGTACAGGAACAAGTTTATGGATTTTTCATTCCCAGTGTCACTCTCGTCGGCATCGGTGCTTCCAAGGAAATTCCCGGCAAGATTCGCGACCTGGGCGGTAAGAAACCCCTTATCGTAACTGATCAGGGTATTGTCAAAACGGGTATTCTGAAACAGATCACCGATCTGCTCGACGATGCCAAGATGTCCTATGAAGTCTATGACAAGACCATCCCGAACCCGACTGACGCCAATGTCCACGAAGGTGTCGATGTCTACAAAAAAGCCAAGTGCGACAGCCTGATCACCTTGGGTGGCGGTTCATCCCATGATTGTGGTAAAGGCATCGGCCTGGTTGTTTCCAACGGCGGCAAGATTCATGATTACGAGGGCGTTGACCAGTCCACAAAGCCCCTGCCGCCTTACGTTGCAGTGAACACCACTGCCGGAACAGCTTCCGAAATGACTCGTTTTTGCATCATCACCGACTTGTCCAGAAAGGTGAAGATGGCTATCGTTGATTGGCGTGTCACCCCAGGTATCGCTCTTGATGATCCGATGTTGATGGTCGGCATGCCGCCGTCCCTGACTGCCGCCACCGGCATGGATGCGCTGACTCACGCTGTGGAAGCATACGTCTCCACCATTGCCAACCCCATGACCGACGCATGTGCAGAAAAGGCCATCGAACTCATCTTCACGCACCTGCGCCCGGCAGTTGCCAACGGTCAGGATATCAATGCTCGCGAAGGCATGTGTTTCGCTCAGTATCTCGCAGGTATGGCGTTCAATAACGCCTCCCTGGGCCACGTCCACGCCATGGCTCACCAGCTTGGCGGTTTCTACGACCTGCCCCATGGCGAATGCAATGCGATCCTCCTGCCCCATGTTGAAAAATTCAACCTTATTGCCAAAGTCGATCGTTTCGCCAAGCTGGCCGAAATCATGGGTGAAAACCTCGACGGTTTGTCCCCCATCGAAGCAGCCGAAAAATGCCTTGTGGCCATCCGTAGACTTTCCTCCGATGTCGGCATACCTTCCGGTTTGGTCGAACTCGGCAAACGCTACGGCAAGGAAGTCAGCCCCAAGGACATCAAGGTCATGACCGGCAACGCACAAAAAGACGCCTGCGGTCTGACCAACCCGCGTTGTCCCACCGATATGGATGTCGACGAGATCTACAAAGCAGCCATGTAA
- a CDS encoding CoB--CoM heterodisulfide reductase iron-sulfur subunit B family protein, with the protein MSSPLTFAYYPGCSGQGTSIEYDQSTRAVCHDLGIELVDIPDWSCCGSTPAHTVDHHLSAALSARNIIQAETLDVQGIITPCPSCLTNLKTASHRMRDPEFKKEVDTLAGGSCRNDLPVMSVMQVLFEKLGVDSIKGMVKKPLEGLTLAPYYGCIMNRPPEVMDFDDCENPIAMDRIMEAIGATVAPFPLKVECCGASFGVARNDIVTRLSGKLLDAAEDCGAIAMVTACPLCQMNLDMRQDQINRANNSKHDMPIFYYTQLIGMALGHSDASLMMDKLCVDPGKAFRTMRETQQAQA; encoded by the coding sequence GTGAGTTCCCCTCTTACCTTTGCATATTATCCGGGGTGTTCCGGTCAGGGCACCTCGATCGAATACGATCAGTCCACCCGCGCCGTGTGCCACGATCTGGGTATCGAGCTCGTGGATATCCCGGACTGGAGTTGCTGTGGTTCCACCCCGGCTCACACCGTGGACCACCATTTGTCCGCCGCCCTGTCGGCCCGAAACATCATCCAGGCCGAGACCCTGGATGTTCAGGGTATTATCACGCCGTGCCCCAGTTGCCTGACCAACCTCAAAACGGCCAGCCACCGCATGCGTGATCCCGAGTTCAAGAAAGAAGTCGATACATTGGCAGGCGGTTCCTGTCGAAACGATCTTCCTGTGATGTCCGTCATGCAGGTTCTCTTTGAGAAACTCGGCGTGGACAGCATTAAGGGCATGGTCAAAAAACCGCTGGAAGGATTGACCCTGGCCCCTTATTACGGATGCATCATGAATCGCCCGCCCGAGGTCATGGATTTTGACGACTGCGAGAATCCCATCGCCATGGACCGGATCATGGAAGCCATCGGTGCGACAGTTGCGCCCTTCCCACTCAAGGTGGAGTGTTGTGGCGCGTCATTCGGTGTGGCCAGAAATGACATCGTCACCCGACTTTCCGGCAAACTTCTTGATGCAGCAGAAGACTGTGGAGCCATTGCCATGGTCACGGCCTGTCCTCTGTGCCAGATGAATCTGGACATGCGTCAGGACCAGATCAACAGGGCCAACAACAGCAAACACGACATGCCCATCTTCTACTACACACAGCTCATCGGCATGGCGCTCGGCCACAGCGACGCCAGCCTAATGATGGACAAACTGTGTGTGGACCCTGGAAAGGCATTTCGCACAATGCGTGAAACCCAACAGGCCCAAGCCTAG
- a CDS encoding sigma-54-dependent transcriptional regulator gives MQTSYRVLAVDDEESILKLLERELNSDERIVHTAKSAQQARKMVAKNEYDVLILDIKLPDGDGLDLFTEFKAKLQDIEIILITGHGDIDSAVEAMRIGAYDYITKPFKLDRLELVLDRAFQRVWLQRENKGLRHTHEASDDDSLIGKSDPIKHIRFLIGKLRPSEIPLLITGESGAGKDVVARTVHSQSKRASHPLIIKNCAMLQRELVRSELFGHRKGAFTGASEAREGLISLAHKGTLFLDEIGDLPEDVQASLLRVIETKTYRRMGENEERRADVRFLFATNRNLAKAVENGQFNEALFHRINVFNIHIPRLKKRKEDIPLLVAYFLGRLSGGGDQCVVADKAMQLLLSYDWPGNVRELRNVLERALILTDNNVITDQALPKEILNCSATCEDSPPPMSLETVEKEHILRILSYYDNNKQKASEVLGIGRKTLYRKILKYGIES, from the coding sequence ATGCAGACAAGTTACAGAGTGCTCGCGGTCGACGATGAGGAAAGCATCCTCAAACTGCTCGAACGGGAACTGAATTCCGACGAACGAATCGTCCATACGGCCAAAAGCGCACAACAGGCCAGAAAAATGGTCGCTAAAAACGAGTATGATGTCCTCATTCTCGATATCAAGCTCCCGGATGGAGACGGCCTGGACCTCTTTACCGAATTCAAGGCAAAATTGCAGGATATCGAAATCATCCTCATCACCGGGCATGGCGATATTGACAGTGCGGTCGAAGCCATGCGGATCGGAGCCTATGACTATATTACCAAACCCTTCAAGCTGGACCGGTTGGAATTGGTCCTCGATCGTGCTTTCCAGCGAGTCTGGCTGCAACGTGAAAACAAGGGATTACGCCATACTCACGAAGCTTCTGACGATGATTCCCTGATCGGCAAGTCCGATCCTATTAAGCATATCCGATTTCTCATCGGCAAACTCCGTCCTTCGGAGATCCCCCTACTCATTACGGGCGAAAGCGGCGCGGGCAAGGATGTGGTGGCTCGCACGGTCCACAGTCAGAGCAAACGTGCTTCCCATCCCCTGATTATCAAGAACTGCGCCATGCTCCAGCGCGAACTGGTCCGCTCCGAGTTATTCGGACACAGAAAAGGTGCATTCACCGGTGCTTCCGAAGCTCGAGAGGGGCTGATCTCCCTGGCCCACAAAGGCACTCTGTTTCTCGATGAGATAGGCGACCTGCCTGAGGATGTGCAAGCCTCCCTGCTCAGGGTCATTGAAACCAAGACATATCGCCGTATGGGTGAAAATGAAGAACGCAGGGCTGATGTCCGATTCCTGTTCGCAACCAATCGAAATCTGGCAAAGGCAGTGGAAAACGGCCAATTTAACGAAGCGCTTTTCCATCGAATCAACGTCTTCAATATCCACATCCCTCGCCTGAAAAAACGCAAGGAAGACATTCCGCTGCTGGTGGCCTATTTCCTCGGCCGACTCAGCGGCGGCGGCGATCAATGCGTGGTAGCGGACAAAGCCATGCAGCTTCTGCTCAGCTATGACTGGCCGGGTAATGTGCGCGAACTGAGAAACGTGCTTGAGCGGGCATTGATTCTGACGGACAATAACGTCATTACCGATCAGGCTCTGCCCAAGGAAATTCTCAATTGCAGCGCCACATGCGAAGACTCTCCGCCGCCCATGTCGCTGGAGACTGTTGAGAAGGAACACATCCTGCGCATCCTGTCCTACTATGACAACAACAAACAAAAAGCATCGGAAGTTCTTGGAATAGGAAGAAAAACTCTTTACAGAAAAATTCTCAAATACGGTATAGAAAGCTAA
- a CDS encoding two-component system sensor histidine kinase NtrB, with translation MTPTTLADLIGIEHSKLGFFQELQHTIEELKTSSQKSENQRREIAAILDGITDIMMVLSEDLRIIAVNHEFEQLFGKGKQHKGKYCYTLFRDTNAPCPECPAFRSLSTNKVCKETAIFRIGNRNRQFEMIASPVKIPDQSGNRVLIFKRDVTLEKEYQAKYYQAQKMATVGTLATGVAHEVNNPLMAISGFAEGIQRRLSKLDGQIPDEVIDDFADCTGIILKECNRCQEIVRSLLNFGHPRSSVFTVVFLNSIIRETIDLLGFHLKKSTNLTLNVTLQPELALIKADEPQLKQVILNLLTNASDALDGEVGTITVNTFHKNDDMIAIEVKDTGCGISADIKDKLFDPFFTTKPVGKGIGIGLSTCYNIVKEHKGEIEVTSEVGKGSSFIVSLPIQQD, from the coding sequence ATGACCCCGACCACTTTGGCCGACCTGATCGGCATTGAGCACTCAAAACTCGGCTTTTTCCAGGAATTACAGCATACGATTGAAGAGCTGAAAACCTCCAGCCAAAAGTCGGAAAACCAGCGCCGGGAAATTGCTGCCATTCTTGACGGTATCACTGATATCATGATGGTCCTGTCCGAGGACCTGCGCATCATTGCCGTCAACCATGAATTTGAACAACTCTTCGGGAAGGGCAAACAACACAAAGGCAAATACTGCTACACACTCTTTCGCGATACCAACGCTCCCTGCCCGGAATGTCCGGCCTTTCGCTCTCTTTCCACCAACAAGGTGTGCAAGGAAACAGCCATATTCCGCATAGGCAACCGGAACCGCCAGTTTGAAATGATCGCTTCCCCAGTCAAGATACCTGACCAGTCCGGCAACCGTGTCCTGATTTTCAAACGGGATGTGACACTCGAAAAAGAATACCAGGCTAAATATTATCAGGCGCAAAAGATGGCAACCGTCGGAACCCTGGCGACGGGCGTCGCCCATGAGGTGAATAATCCGCTCATGGCCATTTCCGGTTTTGCCGAAGGTATTCAGCGACGGCTCTCGAAACTTGACGGACAGATTCCCGACGAGGTCATTGACGACTTCGCCGACTGCACAGGCATCATTCTCAAGGAATGCAATCGATGCCAGGAAATTGTCCGCAGCCTGCTCAACTTCGGACACCCCAGGTCATCGGTCTTTACCGTAGTGTTTCTCAATTCAATTATTCGCGAGACGATCGATCTTCTCGGATTTCACCTGAAAAAATCAACCAATCTGACGCTCAACGTCACTCTCCAGCCTGAGTTGGCGTTGATCAAAGCCGATGAACCGCAACTCAAACAGGTCATTCTCAACCTGCTGACCAACGCGAGCGACGCCCTGGACGGCGAGGTCGGAACGATTACCGTCAATACTTTCCACAAGAACGACGACATGATCGCCATTGAAGTGAAAGATACCGGCTGTGGCATTTCTGCAGACATCAAAGACAAACTTTTCGACCCCTTTTTCACCACAAAACCCGTGGGAAAGGGAATCGGCATCGGGTTGTCCACCTGCTACAATATCGTCAAGGAACATAAAGGGGAGATCGAAGTCACCAGTGAAGTCGGCAAAGGGTCGAGTTTCATTGTTTCCCTCCCGATTCAACAGGATTAG
- a CDS encoding CoB--CoM heterodisulfide reductase iron-sulfur subunit A family protein, whose amino-acid sequence MKIGVFVCHCGSNIAGTVDVAEVAKQARKMPNVAFASDTLYACSEPGQDGIIDAIKEHGLDGVVVASCTPRMHEPTFRRTVERAGLNKYMFEMANIREHVSWIGKDTEANTAKAIDLVSMAAAKLAHDKGLTPKKFDINKRVLVIGGGVAGIQAALDCADGGLDVVLVEKTSSIGGKMSKLDKTFPTVDCSSCILGPKMVDVAQHPNITLYASSEIADIKGYVGNFNITVKKKATYVDWDACTGCGLCMEKCPSKKSKDYFNEEIGTTTAINIPFPQAIPKKAVIDADFCKKLQSGKCGVCEKVCPTKAIRFEQQDEAVEEAVGAIIVATGYDLFDFTRYGEYGGGRYPDVITSMQYERLLSASGPTGGHVKRPSDGKEPETVVFIQCVGSRDKSIGRPYCSGFCCMYTAKQAILTKDHMPDSQSYVFYMDIRAPGKLYDEFTRRAMEEYDTKYIRGRVAMIYPKGDKYVVRGADTLLGSQVEIEADLVVLAVGAEAAHGAPQLAEKLRISYDSYGFYMESHIKLRPVETNTAGVYLAGSCQGPKDIPSSVSQGSAAAAKVLAMFSQDQLESDPQISSVDIKRCIGCGKCIATCPFGAIEEMDFRGMPKANVIETICQGCGICTSTCPQGAIQLQHFTDNQILAEVNVLCQQSPVRNYE is encoded by the coding sequence ATGAAAATCGGAGTTTTCGTCTGCCACTGCGGCAGCAACATAGCCGGAACCGTCGATGTCGCCGAAGTGGCCAAACAGGCCCGCAAAATGCCCAATGTGGCCTTTGCCAGCGACACTTTGTACGCGTGCTCGGAACCGGGCCAGGACGGCATCATCGACGCCATCAAGGAACATGGACTTGACGGCGTCGTGGTTGCATCCTGCACCCCGCGCATGCATGAACCGACCTTCCGCCGGACTGTGGAACGCGCCGGTCTCAACAAATACATGTTCGAGATGGCCAATATCCGCGAGCATGTCTCGTGGATCGGCAAAGATACGGAAGCCAATACAGCCAAGGCCATTGATCTGGTCTCCATGGCTGCGGCCAAGCTCGCCCATGACAAAGGGCTGACACCTAAGAAATTCGACATTAACAAACGCGTGCTCGTCATCGGCGGCGGCGTGGCCGGAATTCAGGCAGCCCTGGACTGCGCGGACGGTGGACTTGATGTCGTTCTCGTGGAAAAGACTTCATCCATCGGCGGCAAGATGTCGAAGCTGGATAAGACTTTCCCCACAGTGGACTGCTCAAGCTGTATCCTCGGCCCCAAGATGGTCGATGTGGCCCAGCACCCGAACATCACCCTTTATGCCAGTTCCGAAATCGCGGACATCAAAGGGTATGTGGGCAATTTCAATATCACCGTCAAGAAGAAAGCCACCTATGTGGACTGGGATGCCTGCACAGGCTGCGGTCTGTGTATGGAGAAATGTCCGAGCAAGAAAAGCAAGGACTATTTCAACGAGGAAATCGGCACCACCACGGCGATCAACATCCCGTTTCCCCAGGCCATTCCTAAAAAAGCGGTTATTGACGCTGATTTCTGCAAAAAATTGCAAAGTGGCAAATGCGGCGTCTGTGAAAAAGTCTGCCCCACCAAAGCTATCAGATTCGAACAGCAAGACGAGGCTGTGGAAGAAGCCGTTGGAGCGATTATCGTAGCCACAGGCTATGACCTCTTTGATTTCACTCGTTACGGAGAATACGGGGGCGGTCGATACCCGGACGTCATCACCTCAATGCAATACGAACGACTGCTCTCGGCCTCCGGCCCCACCGGCGGACACGTCAAACGTCCGTCCGATGGCAAGGAGCCGGAGACCGTGGTCTTCATCCAATGCGTCGGTTCAAGAGACAAATCCATTGGCAGGCCATACTGCTCAGGCTTCTGTTGCATGTACACGGCTAAGCAGGCTATTCTGACCAAGGATCACATGCCGGATTCACAATCCTATGTCTTCTATATGGATATCCGCGCACCAGGAAAGCTGTACGACGAATTCACCCGTCGAGCCATGGAAGAATACGACACCAAGTACATTCGTGGCCGCGTCGCCATGATTTATCCCAAAGGTGACAAATATGTTGTCCGTGGAGCGGATACACTGCTTGGCAGCCAGGTTGAGATCGAAGCAGACCTCGTTGTCCTCGCGGTCGGAGCCGAAGCAGCCCACGGAGCGCCACAACTCGCGGAAAAGCTGCGTATTTCCTATGACAGCTACGGTTTTTACATGGAAAGCCATATCAAACTCAGGCCGGTGGAAACCAACACCGCCGGAGTCTATCTCGCCGGGTCCTGCCAGGGTCCCAAGGACATCCCGTCTTCGGTCAGCCAAGGCAGTGCTGCCGCAGCCAAGGTTCTCGCGATGTTTTCCCAGGATCAACTTGAAAGCGACCCGCAGATATCCTCTGTGGACATCAAACGATGCATCGGTTGCGGCAAATGCATAGCGACCTGTCCCTTCGGTGCAATCGAAGAAATGGACTTCCGCGGCATGCCCAAGGCCAATGTCATTGAGACTATCTGTCAGGGATGCGGCATCTGCACATCCACCTGCCCGCAGGGGGCCATTCAATTGCAACACTTCACCGACAACCAGATTCTCGCGGAGGTCAATGTCTTATGTCAGCAGTCGCCAGTCCGGAACTACGAATAG